The Heyndrickxia vini genome contains a region encoding:
- a CDS encoding GNAT family N-acetyltransferase → MSSYKLVKNYKDNSELRKSFNELAYNTFGISFESWYLNNFWQERYQPFSFVDGNRVIANVSVNELDLIIFGESKRAVQIGTVMTNPIYRNRGLSRKLMNEVLETYENKYDVMYLFANQSVLDFYPKFGFHPVEEYQYTIGRTNVKSNGKSRIQKLDGNRKEDLHFIYKFASNRIPVSSNFATRHTQELLMYYCINIFPNNIYYLEDEDVIIIYEIQNDDIHLYDLISKEKIRFEKIIDYLATNNAQKVVFHYTPDYEGFEFEIKLFHDETVLFVKKKNDVVLPTQFKHPITAQA, encoded by the coding sequence ATGAGTTCATACAAATTAGTAAAGAATTATAAAGATAACAGCGAATTAAGAAAGAGCTTTAATGAGCTTGCCTATAACACATTTGGAATTAGCTTTGAGTCATGGTATTTAAACAATTTTTGGCAAGAGAGATATCAACCTTTTTCATTCGTAGACGGTAACAGAGTGATTGCCAATGTTTCTGTGAATGAACTTGATTTAATCATTTTTGGAGAATCGAAAAGAGCGGTCCAAATAGGTACGGTTATGACAAATCCTATTTATCGGAATCGAGGACTTTCTAGAAAACTTATGAACGAGGTCTTAGAAACTTATGAAAATAAATATGATGTCATGTATCTCTTTGCTAACCAATCTGTATTGGATTTTTATCCAAAGTTCGGATTCCACCCCGTTGAAGAGTACCAATATACAATTGGTCGCACTAATGTTAAGTCAAATGGAAAAAGTAGAATTCAAAAATTGGATGGGAATCGAAAAGAAGATTTACATTTCATTTATAAATTTGCTTCGAATCGCATCCCCGTCTCATCAAACTTTGCAACGAGGCATACGCAAGAACTTCTCATGTATTATTGCATAAACATTTTTCCGAATAACATATACTATCTTGAAGATGAAGATGTCATCATTATCTACGAGATTCAAAACGATGACATCCATCTATATGATTTGATAAGTAAAGAAAAAATTCGCTTTGAAAAAATTATAGATTATCTTGCAACCAATAATGCACAAAAAGTTGTTTTTCATTATACACCCGATTACGAAGGATTCGAATTTGAAATAAAACTTTTTCACGATGAGACTGTATTATTTGTTAAGAAAAAGAATGATGTGGTCTTGCCTACTCAATTTAAACACCCGATTACTGCTCAAGCATAA
- a CDS encoding MFS transporter, producing the protein MTQTLRKNSWLLVLTIGLGILLNPLNSSMISIALTRMQHDFGLTFADASWLISVFYLASAAAQPVMGKLSDMFGPKRLFLSGLIVVAIVSILAPFSPNYPFLLGCRALQAIGTSTLFPSGMSIVRTSITKGQAKALATLSIFSSTSAAFGPSIGGFLIEAWDWPSIFFVNFPFIVLSFIMAIFILPNTSQGKVELGRIDFGGIILFIITMVGLILFLLSLEKSIHWWALLIFIIASFLFYKYENKRSEPFIDFDSLKSNRIVSYIYLQFISINLVFYCYFFGFPIFLQQVHHYSEKQSGLIMLALAGFGVIIAPITGRLIDKYKSKLPLVIGAIFLLVGTALLLSLHETSSLLWLLVIMAVLGISNGFNNISMQTALFEHIKPNETGTASGLFQTSRYIGSILSSSLLGIVFTAHLDVQHLHKVAIVCLIFCALVLVLALRLPGKLRLKNQ; encoded by the coding sequence ATGACACAAACATTACGCAAAAATTCATGGTTGCTCGTTCTTACGATAGGTTTAGGTATATTATTAAATCCGTTAAATTCTTCGATGATTTCGATCGCATTAACACGAATGCAGCATGATTTTGGATTAACCTTTGCAGATGCCTCATGGCTTATTTCTGTGTTCTATTTAGCAAGTGCAGCTGCACAGCCAGTTATGGGGAAACTAAGTGATATGTTCGGGCCGAAAAGGTTATTTTTATCTGGTTTGATTGTTGTCGCTATTGTTTCAATACTTGCTCCATTTTCACCAAACTATCCTTTTTTATTAGGCTGTCGGGCGCTTCAAGCGATTGGTACTTCAACCTTATTTCCGAGTGGAATGAGTATCGTCCGTACAAGTATTACAAAGGGACAAGCAAAGGCATTGGCGACATTGTCCATTTTTTCTTCCACTTCCGCAGCATTTGGACCTTCTATTGGAGGATTTTTAATTGAAGCGTGGGACTGGCCATCGATCTTTTTTGTAAACTTTCCATTTATTGTTCTTTCATTTATTATGGCAATTTTTATTTTGCCTAATACGAGTCAAGGGAAGGTTGAACTAGGACGTATTGACTTCGGTGGAATCATTCTTTTTATCATTACAATGGTTGGATTAATCTTATTCCTGTTGTCTTTGGAAAAATCGATTCATTGGTGGGCTTTGCTCATCTTTATTATAGCGTCATTCCTATTTTATAAATACGAGAATAAACGGAGTGAGCCATTTATTGATTTTGATTCATTGAAAAGCAATAGAATAGTATCGTATATTTACTTACAATTTATTAGCATTAATCTTGTTTTCTATTGTTACTTCTTTGGTTTTCCAATCTTTTTACAGCAAGTACATCATTATAGCGAGAAGCAATCTGGATTAATTATGCTTGCTTTGGCAGGATTTGGAGTCATTATTGCACCAATTACTGGACGTTTAATTGATAAATATAAATCAAAGCTTCCACTTGTCATCGGTGCAATATTTCTATTAGTAGGAACAGCCTTATTGTTAAGCTTGCATGAAACTTCATCTTTATTATGGCTGCTTGTTATCATGGCCGTTCTTGGAATTAGCAACGGCTTTAACAATATATCCATGCAAACGGCACTGTTTGAACATATTAAACCAAATGAAACAGGCACGGCATCAGGACTTTTTCAAACGAGTAGATATATTGGGTCGATTCTTTCTTCCAGTTTATTAGGAATTGTATTCACTGCCCATTTGGATGTCCAACATCTTCATAAGGTTGCCATTGTCTGCCTTATTTTCTGTGCTTTAGTCCTTGTCTTGGCACTTCGACTCCCCGGAAAACTGCGATTAAAAAATCAATAA
- a CDS encoding dUTP diphosphatase, with the protein MSTQQIKIKYFDENLVKIDKIVQGDWLDLRAAKTIELKKDEFKLIPLGVAMELPEGYEAHVVPRSSTFKNFGIIQTNSMGVIDESYKGDQDQWFFPAYALRDTVIEMNDRICQFRIMKKMPTVELVEVVSLGNENRGGHGSTGTK; encoded by the coding sequence ATGTCAACACAACAAATTAAGATTAAATATTTTGATGAAAACTTAGTAAAAATCGATAAAATTGTCCAAGGTGACTGGTTAGATTTACGTGCAGCAAAAACCATCGAATTAAAAAAAGATGAATTCAAACTAATTCCACTTGGCGTTGCAATGGAGCTTCCGGAAGGATATGAAGCACATGTCGTACCCCGTTCAAGTACGTTCAAGAATTTTGGAATCATCCAAACGAATTCCATGGGAGTCATTGACGAATCGTATAAAGGCGACCAAGATCAATGGTTTTTCCCCGCGTACGCATTAAGAGATACCGTAATTGAAATGAACGACCGCATCTGTCAGTTCCGAATCATGAAAAAAATGCCGACGGTAGAGCTAGTTGAGGTTGTATCGCTTGGAAATGAAAACCGAGGCGGGCATGGCTCTACTGGAACGAAGTAA
- a CDS encoding DUF4317 domain-containing protein, which produces MNKKDIASIRNQFKLNSRYMKIREIFNVYVKKESGEIYHQVTQPFELLEQEAQELFLTNFKKVLTGGLDAKLFELKFRSDVEESTQMILFNGLHADSTEAWNDKMLQIVEKMFAHTKYEFDTVVTFIRGEYQKATRKRDMESEEGGDDEVYSSEFVLCSLNKTDQPKKALLFDYIEKEFKSNNAVDPIINLTAPLAGFLFPAFNDNSADVNHILYNGGKVNQPNEMFIVDVLQCEEIITALEEKDTFDQILKIVVGDEVDSKVISNVYEEVDKMVQENQENEESEPPKLDSKDIERILEASGVEDVSSDKVEHAFKSVVYDEKHEIKASSVIPKSIKIETKIANVTINPKDLKNVKYITYNGKKCLLLEVDEEVVVEGFRLETGEL; this is translated from the coding sequence ATGAATAAAAAAGACATCGCAAGTATCCGAAATCAATTTAAATTAAATAGTAGATATATGAAAATACGAGAAATATTTAACGTATATGTAAAAAAAGAATCGGGAGAGATTTATCATCAGGTTACCCAGCCGTTTGAACTGTTGGAGCAGGAAGCACAGGAGTTGTTTTTAACCAACTTTAAGAAGGTTTTGACAGGGGGGCTAGATGCCAAGCTGTTTGAACTGAAATTTCGAAGTGATGTAGAAGAAAGCACACAAATGATTCTTTTCAATGGATTGCATGCAGATTCAACGGAAGCTTGGAACGACAAAATGCTTCAAATCGTTGAGAAAATGTTCGCCCATACAAAGTATGAATTTGATACGGTCGTAACCTTTATCCGTGGAGAATACCAAAAGGCAACAAGGAAGCGGGATATGGAATCGGAAGAAGGTGGAGATGATGAGGTATACTCCAGTGAGTTTGTCCTTTGCAGTCTCAATAAAACTGATCAACCGAAAAAAGCGTTGCTTTTTGATTATATTGAGAAAGAATTTAAATCGAATAATGCCGTGGATCCGATTATTAATTTAACGGCTCCATTGGCCGGTTTTCTGTTTCCTGCTTTTAATGATAATTCAGCTGATGTGAATCATATTCTTTACAACGGTGGAAAAGTGAATCAGCCAAATGAAATGTTTATTGTGGATGTCCTCCAGTGTGAAGAGATCATAACAGCTTTAGAAGAAAAGGACACCTTCGATCAAATTTTGAAAATAGTGGTAGGAGACGAAGTGGATTCCAAGGTCATTTCGAATGTCTATGAAGAAGTTGATAAAATGGTCCAAGAGAATCAAGAAAATGAAGAAAGTGAACCTCCTAAGCTGGATTCAAAAGACATCGAACGAATTTTAGAGGCGAGTGGAGTTGAAGATGTCAGTTCAGACAAAGTGGAGCATGCCTTCAAAAGTGTTGTATATGATGAAAAACACGAAATTAAAGCAAGCAGTGTCATTCCGAAATCGATAAAAATCGAAACGAAGATCGCCAATGTAACCATTAACCCAAAAGACCTCAAAAATGTTAAGTATATTACTTATAATGGAAAGAAGTGCCTTTTATTAGAGGTTGATGAAGAAGTAGTAGTTGAAGGGTTTCGATTGGAAACGGGAGAGCTGTAG
- a CDS encoding class I SAM-dependent methyltransferase has protein sequence MRRLLFLFQYIVNPRTVGAILPSSKFLADKMVEKINFRNAQYIVEYGPGTGVFTEKLLEKRNPKTVVLLVENNKEFYILLKEKFKREKNVFIVNGSAENIVNYLKEYHIPYADYVISGLPFASLPKTVSLKILLNTTKILKKEGQFITFQYTKFKKTFIEQFFTKIDVKREIRNLPPAYVFNCSMSQNMEEYYGV, from the coding sequence ATGAGAAGATTGTTATTCTTATTTCAATATATTGTTAATCCAAGAACAGTAGGTGCAATACTTCCTAGTTCAAAATTTCTTGCAGATAAAATGGTAGAAAAAATCAACTTTAGGAATGCTCAATACATTGTGGAGTACGGACCAGGTACAGGTGTATTTACAGAAAAGTTGCTTGAAAAACGAAATCCAAAGACCGTTGTTTTATTAGTGGAAAACAATAAAGAATTTTATATATTATTAAAAGAAAAATTCAAAAGGGAAAAGAATGTATTCATTGTAAATGGATCTGCGGAGAACATTGTGAATTATTTAAAGGAATATCATATACCTTATGCAGACTATGTTATTTCTGGACTTCCTTTTGCAAGCTTGCCAAAAACCGTTTCATTAAAAATTTTACTAAATACCACTAAGATTTTAAAAAAGGAGGGGCAATTCATTACTTTCCAATACACTAAATTTAAAAAGACATTTATTGAACAATTTTTTACTAAAATTGATGTAAAACGGGAAATTAGAAATTTGCCTCCGGCCTATGTCTTTAACTGTTCTATGTCGCAAAATATGGAGGAATATTATGGAGTCTAA
- a CDS encoding HAMP domain-containing sensor histidine kinase, translated as MRRFGNKLIVRLLVAIAISFFVSLGMMILITLFYVYLYNKMYVTEHSPLISYLSLLFQYSVGIGTFVVVFLLLVRKKILYLKLISESIHHIANGKLGLTIKIKSSDELTQLAQNINHMSRELENKFENERQLERAKTELISNISHDLRTPLTSIIGYLDLLKKEQYVSKEQYLEYLETIDSKSKRLKYLIDELFEYTHLSSPDVLLNLNEVELSGLLEQIVGEYIPIFEKEQLSVQKSITEENVPILMDIDKMVRVYDNLFMNAIKYSMKPSEIHVSFELHDNKAILKVSNRAKTPPVEEVNKLFERFFRGDKARKDNQGSGLGLAISKKIVELHNGHIHAEYKKGWMSFIIEHPIHM; from the coding sequence ATGAGGAGGTTTGGAAATAAGCTAATAGTAAGACTCCTTGTTGCGATAGCAATCAGTTTTTTTGTGTCATTAGGAATGATGATCCTTATTACCTTATTTTACGTGTATCTATATAATAAAATGTACGTGACAGAACATAGCCCTCTTATTAGTTATTTGTCATTGTTATTTCAGTATTCTGTTGGTATCGGTACCTTTGTTGTCGTTTTTTTGTTATTGGTGCGAAAAAAAATATTATATTTGAAACTCATTTCTGAAAGTATTCATCATATTGCCAATGGTAAACTTGGCTTGACAATTAAAATCAAGAGTAGTGATGAATTGACTCAACTTGCACAAAATATTAATCATATGTCTAGAGAATTAGAGAATAAATTTGAAAATGAAAGACAATTAGAACGGGCGAAAACCGAACTTATTTCAAACATTTCACATGATTTAAGGACACCATTAACATCGATTATCGGATATTTGGATTTACTAAAAAAAGAACAATACGTGAGTAAAGAACAATATTTGGAATACCTTGAAACGATAGATTCAAAATCAAAAAGGCTGAAATATCTAATTGATGAACTATTTGAATATACTCATTTATCGAGCCCGGATGTTTTGCTGAATCTAAATGAAGTAGAATTGTCAGGATTATTGGAACAAATAGTTGGAGAATACATTCCTATTTTTGAAAAGGAACAATTAAGTGTTCAAAAATCAATCACGGAAGAAAATGTACCGATTTTAATGGATATAGACAAAATGGTTCGTGTCTATGATAATCTCTTTATGAATGCGATAAAGTACAGTATGAAACCTTCTGAAATACATGTAAGTTTTGAGCTACATGACAATAAGGCAATTTTGAAAGTGTCAAACAGAGCCAAGACGCCTCCTGTAGAGGAAGTAAATAAATTGTTTGAACGGTTTTTCAGAGGGGATAAAGCGAGAAAAGATAATCAAGGTTCTGGACTTGGACTTGCTATCTCCAAAAAAATTGTTGAACTTCACAACGGTCATATTCATGCGGAATATAAAAAAGGTTGGATGAGCTTTATTATAGAACATCCAATACATATGTAA
- a CDS encoding cyclase family protein produces the protein MSTVKTDNELLKAFEVLQKKEWVDLTHTFGPASPHFSAFDDAEFKSLFTHDDGFFAQSFQFPGQYGTHIDAPIHFVRNKRYLEELELKELVLPLIVIDKSREVADDHDFILSVEDILAFEEEHGKIEAGTFVALRTDWGKRWPDKEAFENKDEEGNSHTPGWGIEALTFLFEERKIKAVGHETFDTDASVDYRKNGSLVGEYYVLEQDTFQVELLTNLDKLPAKGAVIFNISPKPEKATGFPVRSFAILP, from the coding sequence ATGTCAACAGTAAAAACAGACAATGAGCTTTTGAAAGCATTTGAGGTGTTGCAAAAGAAAGAATGGGTCGATCTCACACATACGTTTGGACCCGCTTCTCCACATTTTTCAGCTTTTGACGATGCGGAATTCAAATCACTTTTCACCCACGATGATGGCTTTTTTGCGCAAAGTTTCCAGTTCCCAGGTCAATACGGAACACATATTGATGCCCCGATCCATTTCGTTCGCAACAAACGTTACCTTGAGGAGCTTGAGTTAAAAGAACTCGTTTTGCCCCTTATCGTGATTGATAAATCGCGGGAAGTAGCAGATGATCATGACTTTATCTTATCCGTTGAAGATATCTTAGCGTTTGAAGAGGAACATGGAAAAATTGAAGCAGGAACATTTGTGGCTTTACGCACTGACTGGGGCAAGCGTTGGCCTGATAAGGAGGCATTTGAAAATAAAGATGAGGAGGGAAATAGTCACACACCTGGATGGGGAATTGAAGCCTTAACATTTTTATTTGAAGAAAGAAAGATTAAAGCTGTCGGACACGAAACATTTGATACAGATGCTTCTGTTGATTATCGCAAAAATGGTTCCCTCGTTGGTGAATACTATGTGCTTGAGCAAGATACATTTCAAGTTGAATTGTTAACGAACCTAGATAAGCTGCCGGCCAAAGGAGCGGTTATTTTCAATATTAGTCCAAAGCCTGAGAAGGCAACTGGTTTTCCTGTCCGTTCTTTTGCTATTTTGCCATAA
- a CDS encoding TVP38/TMEM64 family protein, whose translation MKKIIFIVSLWIAIIYLLKQFHLLSLDMGVLKEFISGNTKYTILLFLALWIIRLLLLIPGATLMLLGGICFNPILGIILSMVGIVLSETLVYIISRIFSSKKIKQNLESKYPKLKTLLENYNYKFLALGIICPIAPSDAICFLAAAVGIKYSTYMLTIIISNIPLMIVYSLIGISLSDSLMGTVIVILSFALIAFVSIKIWNNLKQMQKI comes from the coding sequence ATGAAAAAGATAATTTTCATCGTATCTCTATGGATTGCAATTATCTATCTTTTAAAGCAATTTCATTTACTGTCACTCGATATGGGTGTGTTAAAGGAATTTATATCGGGAAATACAAAATATACAATATTACTATTTCTTGCTTTGTGGATAATTAGGCTGCTTCTGTTGATCCCGGGTGCAACTCTAATGTTATTAGGGGGAATTTGTTTTAATCCAATACTTGGTATTATCCTCTCAATGGTCGGGATAGTATTGAGTGAAACATTAGTTTATATAATCTCAAGAATTTTTTCTAGTAAAAAGATTAAACAGAACCTAGAGAGTAAATATCCAAAATTAAAAACTTTATTGGAGAATTACAATTATAAGTTTTTAGCATTAGGAATCATTTGTCCTATCGCACCATCAGATGCAATATGTTTTTTAGCTGCAGCAGTTGGGATAAAATATTCCACTTACATGTTAACTATAATCATTTCGAATATCCCTTTAATGATCGTATATAGCTTGATAGGAATCAGTCTTAGTGATTCCTTAATGGGTACCGTTATAGTTATCCTATCGTTTGCTTTGATTGCTTTTGTATCTATAAAAATATGGAACAATCTTAAGCAGATGCAAAAAATATAG
- the nrdF gene encoding class 1b ribonucleoside-diphosphate reductase subunit beta, translating into MEWNYYDAINWNNIEDIMDKMTYEKLTEQFWLSTRMPVSKDKSDWTKLPDPEKRLVEKVFGGLTMLDTLQSENGIDALRKDAKTQHEIAVLNNIQFMESEHARSYSSIFSTLNTKKEIEDIFRWAREDDFLQTKARIIDEIYQNGTPLEKKVASVFLESFLFYSGFYTPLYYLGRAKLINVAEVIKLIIRDESAHGAYIGYKFKIGFEQLTDSEKEAIKSWTYSLLYKLYENEVKYTESLYDQVGWTEDVKVFLRYNANKALMNLGLSPLFPDTADDVNPIVINGLSTGTTNHDFFSTVGNGYLLSVVEDMKETDYDY; encoded by the coding sequence ATGGAATGGAATTATTATGATGCAATAAATTGGAATAATATTGAAGATATAATGGATAAAATGACGTATGAGAAATTGACAGAACAATTCTGGCTATCGACACGTATGCCTGTGTCTAAAGATAAATCCGACTGGACGAAACTTCCTGATCCTGAGAAACGTTTGGTAGAAAAGGTATTTGGCGGACTAACGATGCTCGATACACTCCAATCGGAGAACGGGATTGATGCATTGCGGAAGGACGCAAAAACACAGCATGAAATTGCAGTATTAAATAATATTCAATTTATGGAATCCGAGCATGCGCGAAGCTATTCATCGATTTTCAGCACGCTCAATACGAAAAAAGAAATTGAAGATATTTTTAGATGGGCGAGAGAAGATGATTTTCTTCAAACGAAGGCGCGTATCATTGATGAAATATATCAAAACGGTACTCCGTTAGAGAAGAAAGTAGCCAGTGTCTTTTTGGAATCATTTTTATTTTATTCCGGCTTTTACACACCATTATATTATTTAGGTAGAGCAAAATTAATTAACGTGGCAGAAGTCATCAAGTTAATTATTAGAGACGAATCGGCACATGGGGCCTATATTGGATATAAGTTTAAAATTGGCTTCGAGCAATTGACAGACTCGGAAAAAGAAGCGATCAAATCTTGGACATACTCTTTGCTTTATAAATTATATGAAAATGAAGTGAAGTACACAGAATCCTTATATGACCAAGTAGGCTGGACGGAAGATGTGAAAGTTTTCCTTCGCTATAATGCCAATAAAGCATTAATGAATCTTGGTTTATCACCACTATTCCCTGATACAGCAGATGATGTGAATCCGATTGTTATTAATGGATTATCTACCGGAACAACGAATCACGATTTCTTCTCAACGGTGGGAAATGGTTATTTACTTTCAGTCGTTGAGGATATGAAAGAAACAGATTATGACTATTAA
- a CDS encoding response regulator transcription factor, whose protein sequence is MESKILIVDDDKDIRNLISVYLENEGLYTHKVEDAIEALKLLEEREFDLIILDIMMPNMDGIEACMKIRQERNMPIIMLSAKSEDIDKIQGLTSGADDYLSKPFNPLELIARVKSQLRRYKKYNADTKNTKNIIEIGDLTVNTDTRQVWVRGKEVRLTPKEFDILELLSRNKGIVLSVEKIYETVWKEDFFKSDNTVMVHITKIRDKIEEDSKHPIYIKTVWGTGYKI, encoded by the coding sequence ATGGAGTCTAAAATTCTTATCGTTGATGACGACAAAGATATAAGAAATCTCATTTCTGTTTATTTAGAGAATGAAGGTCTGTACACTCATAAGGTTGAAGATGCTATTGAAGCGTTAAAACTATTGGAAGAAAGAGAGTTTGACCTCATTATATTGGATATTATGATGCCCAACATGGACGGAATTGAAGCATGTATGAAGATTAGGCAGGAACGAAATATGCCTATCATTATGCTTTCTGCAAAATCGGAGGATATCGATAAAATACAGGGTCTGACTTCAGGTGCCGATGATTATTTATCAAAGCCGTTTAACCCATTAGAATTAATCGCAAGAGTAAAATCCCAATTAAGAAGATATAAAAAATACAATGCAGATACAAAGAATACTAAGAACATTATTGAAATTGGTGATTTGACGGTAAATACCGATACTCGACAAGTGTGGGTTCGGGGGAAGGAAGTAAGGCTTACTCCAAAAGAATTTGACATACTTGAGCTTCTTTCCAGAAATAAAGGCATTGTTCTTAGTGTCGAAAAAATATATGAAACAGTATGGAAGGAAGACTTTTTTAAATCGGATAATACAGTAATGGTACACATTACAAAAATCAGAGACAAAATAGAAGAGGATTCTAAACATCCCATTTATATCAAAACCGTATGGGGAACAGGGTATAAAATATGA
- a CDS encoding DUF3231 family protein translates to MANPNNDEKEMTEHNIPLTASEMGFLWTQYMNDSLAICVMKYFKNICEDKEILPLIENSLSIAENDITIITEIFSKEDCAIPVGFTDKDVNVNAPRLFSDVFILMYIQKLEIIAMASIGIAIGVSARSDVSEFFRNLLISVSKLHDKARKVMLSKGVYVRPPQIPIPNKVDYVDKQGFLFDFLGSHKRALTAIEITHLYINIQTNAMGKALMTGFAQVCKAEDIKQFFMEGKKISNKHINKFSSTLTAGDLPAPMSWDAHILDSTVAPFSDKLMMFHTTTLIAAGIGNYGTAAGTCERMDLNALYTRLSAEIALYAEDGANLMIKHALLEEPPKAADHQALVNKNK, encoded by the coding sequence ATGGCGAATCCAAATAATGATGAAAAAGAAATGACCGAACATAATATTCCGCTTACTGCTTCGGAAATGGGTTTTCTTTGGACTCAATATATGAATGATAGTTTAGCTATTTGTGTAATGAAATATTTTAAAAATATTTGTGAGGACAAAGAAATCCTTCCTCTCATCGAGAACTCCCTAAGTATAGCAGAAAATGACATCACCATTATTACGGAGATTTTTTCAAAAGAAGATTGCGCAATACCCGTAGGTTTTACAGATAAGGATGTAAATGTAAATGCTCCAAGATTGTTTTCCGACGTATTTATTCTTATGTACATACAAAAATTAGAGATTATTGCAATGGCGAGTATTGGTATAGCCATAGGTGTATCGGCACGTTCAGATGTCAGTGAATTTTTTAGGAATTTACTTATTTCTGTTTCCAAACTGCATGATAAGGCAAGAAAAGTGATGTTATCAAAAGGTGTTTATGTCCGACCGCCGCAAATACCAATTCCCAATAAGGTTGATTATGTGGACAAACAGGGTTTTCTGTTTGATTTCTTAGGTTCGCATAAACGGGCATTAACTGCTATTGAAATTACCCATCTTTATATCAACATTCAAACCAATGCAATGGGAAAAGCATTGATGACAGGGTTTGCCCAAGTGTGTAAAGCTGAGGACATCAAACAATTTTTTATGGAAGGAAAGAAAATTTCCAACAAGCATATTAATAAGTTTAGTTCGACATTAACGGCAGGTGATCTTCCCGCCCCTATGTCTTGGGATGCCCACATTTTAGACAGTACGGTTGCACCATTCTCCGATAAATTGATGATGTTTCATACAACCACTTTGATCGCTGCAGGGATAGGAAATTACGGAACCGCCGCGGGAACATGTGAACGAATGGATCTCAACGCCTTGTATACGCGTCTTTCAGCGGAAATTGCATTATACGCGGAAGATGGTGCAAACCTTATGATTAAACATGCTTTATTAGAAGAACCACCAAAAGCGGCTGATCACCAAGCGCTTGTCAACAAGAATAAGTAA